One genomic window of Myxococcus guangdongensis includes the following:
- the nrfD gene encoding NrfD/PsrC family molybdoenzyme membrane anchor subunit, with product MSARDGDDTFLDRLQRRSDGRNVNPALGTLLGEGAQQRVTDLDRANPAHGFQAQVPSHFVADTAEAPSYHGLAAIKQPVWIATVPAYLFVGGVAGAASLLGLAIDVLGEKSMEPLARRCRLLGTAGDMLSAGLLIADLGRPTRFLNMLRVFRPTSPMSVGSWVLALSGALNSVGLVLGRSRGVLGVTGKVAGYSAAMLGMPLAGYTAVLLNNTAIPLWQSTRRTLPLFFMASASASAGSLLSLAPHTEREAEVLRPYRLAGKAAEVVMAHAVELDARRAPEVARPLSEGLSGTLWKTSRACSLAGLVVDALPGRQRWKQVAADMLTTVGAVAARFAVFHGGQASARNPQATFRPQRQGHGAAEVTGHAVASDGKPWSFPLPVVR from the coding sequence ATGAGCGCGCGTGACGGCGACGACACCTTCCTGGACAGGCTCCAGCGGCGCTCGGATGGCCGCAACGTGAACCCCGCGCTGGGGACCTTGCTCGGCGAGGGAGCCCAGCAACGGGTGACGGACCTGGACCGCGCCAATCCGGCCCATGGCTTCCAGGCACAGGTTCCGTCCCACTTCGTCGCGGACACCGCGGAGGCGCCGAGCTACCACGGGCTGGCCGCCATCAAGCAGCCGGTGTGGATCGCCACGGTGCCGGCGTATCTCTTCGTGGGCGGTGTCGCGGGTGCGGCGAGCCTGCTGGGACTGGCCATCGATGTGCTCGGCGAGAAGTCGATGGAGCCGCTCGCGCGACGCTGTCGTCTGTTGGGGACCGCGGGGGACATGCTGAGTGCGGGGTTGTTGATCGCCGACCTCGGTCGCCCCACGCGCTTCCTGAACATGCTCCGGGTGTTCCGGCCCACGTCGCCCATGAGCGTGGGCTCGTGGGTGCTGGCGTTGTCGGGGGCGCTCAACTCGGTGGGCCTGGTGCTGGGGCGCTCGCGAGGTGTGTTGGGGGTCACGGGCAAGGTCGCGGGGTATTCGGCCGCGATGCTGGGAATGCCGCTGGCCGGGTACACGGCGGTGCTGCTGAACAACACGGCGATACCGCTGTGGCAGTCCACGCGTCGCACCCTGCCCTTGTTCTTCATGGCCTCGGCGAGCGCGAGCGCGGGGAGCCTGTTGTCCCTGGCCCCGCACACCGAGCGTGAGGCGGAGGTGCTGCGGCCCTATCGCCTCGCGGGCAAGGCCGCGGAGGTGGTCATGGCGCACGCGGTGGAGCTCGACGCGCGCCGAGCCCCGGAGGTCGCCCGGCCGCTGTCCGAGGGCCTGTCTGGGACGCTCTGGAAGACGTCCCGGGCCTGCTCATTGGCGGGGCTGGTGGTGGATGCGCTCCCGGGGAGGCAGCGCTGGAAGCAGGTGGCGGCGGACATGCTGACGACGGTGGGTGCGGTGGCGGCGCGCTTCGCCGTGTTCCATGGCGGGCAGGCCTCCGCGAGGAATCCGCAAGCCACGTTCAGGCCACAGCGACAGGGCCATGGGGCGGCGGAGGTGACGGGGCACGCGGTGGCCTCGGATGGGAAGCCCTGGAGTTTCCCGCTGCCCGTGGTGCGGTGA
- a CDS encoding 4Fe-4S dicluster domain-containing protein: MSRKGFFTDSTVCIGCKACEVACKQWNQLPDDGFQFTGMSYDQTGDLGCSTWRHVAFVERPVPMPGHSTGVGDFSWLMVSDVCKHCQRAGCLEACPTGAIVRTEFDTVYVQPDVCNGCGYCVVGCPFGVIDRRPDDGRAWKCTLCYDRIGEGMTPACAKACPTESIVYGDLDVLHERADNRLRELHSQGIISAYLYGKDAKNQPGTGGLNAFFLLVDRPEAYNLPPDPVVPTMKAGQAWGAVAVGALGMAAMAVGAVLLGRRGDS, translated from the coding sequence ATGAGTCGCAAGGGCTTCTTCACCGATTCGACGGTGTGCATTGGTTGCAAGGCCTGTGAGGTGGCTTGCAAGCAATGGAACCAGCTCCCCGATGACGGCTTCCAGTTCACCGGGATGTCCTATGACCAGACCGGGGACTTGGGCTGTTCGACCTGGAGGCACGTGGCCTTCGTGGAGCGTCCGGTGCCGATGCCGGGCCACTCGACGGGTGTGGGCGACTTCTCGTGGTTGATGGTGTCGGACGTCTGCAAGCACTGTCAGCGCGCGGGCTGTCTGGAGGCGTGTCCCACGGGCGCCATCGTCCGCACCGAGTTCGACACCGTCTACGTCCAGCCGGATGTCTGCAACGGCTGCGGTTACTGCGTGGTGGGCTGTCCCTTCGGCGTCATCGACCGGAGACCGGATGACGGTCGGGCGTGGAAGTGCACCCTCTGCTACGACCGGATTGGCGAGGGCATGACGCCCGCGTGCGCGAAGGCGTGCCCCACCGAGTCCATCGTCTACGGGGACCTCGATGTGCTGCATGAGCGCGCGGACAACCGACTGCGTGAGCTGCACTCACAGGGCATCATCAGCGCCTATCTCTACGGCAAGGACGCGAAGAACCAGCCGGGGACGGGCGGGCTCAACGCCTTCTTCCTGCTCGTGGATCGCCCGGAGGCCTACAACCTGCCACCCGACCCCGTGGTCCCGACGATGAAGGCCGGACAGGCCTGGGGCGCCGTGGCCGTGGGAGCGCTCGGGATGGCGGCCATGGCCGTGGGCGCGGTGTTGCTCGGCCGCCGAGGGGACTCATGA